In Corythoichthys intestinalis isolate RoL2023-P3 chromosome 11, ASM3026506v1, whole genome shotgun sequence, a single genomic region encodes these proteins:
- the flrt1b gene encoding leucine-rich repeat transmembrane protein FLRT1, which produces MATESIADLRDWLFVLLLCLTLLAEVLELAAAAIALETGEGDEGIVCPSVCRCDEGFVYCNDRGLSLIPPLPLTAAILYLQSNRLSNAGLPPSLERSTSIRVIYLYANQLDEFPIHLPPSLRELHLQDNNIRTLPRSSLAKLPLLERLHLDDNSISTVSIQERAFSGTPRLRLLFLSRNHLSSIPAGLPASLEELRLDDNRINTIPTHAFRGLSSLRRLVLDGNLLANTRIADDTFSRLANLTELSLVRNALQSPPVNLPSAHLVRLHLQDNGMTHIPRGALDGMRRLQKLDLSGNNLTSLPRGLLKDTDSLELLLLRGNPWYCSCGLRWLHAWLHSWGAAVTVRGLTCQAPEAVKGQSLKDLTYLMEQCEGPPPGAATGIGGNPSEKNGGGDDSVRGDGQAVVSVPHSSTTTNSLLVPTQGSLFTLRAKRPGLVMPLPAGGEGHISGEALELTVKALSSDSVLVSWLCPQPAPSFRLSWLRLGTSAALGSITETLVPGERRQYHLTQLTPRSHYLICLLPLRQETFLSSSMGTARAGSIETNNKDSTPACAQIETGEAVVNSRGEGSDKDTQDSELSALPLAGIIGGATALVSLLLIFGIFCWYGQRTSYKSGESNSYTRGRGGKNYDDYVESGTKKDNSILEIRAPPAGFQMTTMAHQPLQPKLEDVTYIHTIFPSSSSSASHANGTYRSSHRAGSLNGTILSQTSHHHVTYGTNRGYREGGIPDIDYAYT; this is translated from the coding sequence ATGGCAACTGAAAGTATTGCTGACCTTCGCGATTGGCTATTCGTGCTCCTGCTATGCCTCACCTTACTGGCTGAGGTACTGGAACTGGCAGCAGCCGCAATTGCTTTGGAGACTGGTGAGGGAGATGAAGGAATTGTTTGTCCCTCAGTGTGCCGCTGCGATGAGGGTTTTGTCTACTGCAATGACCGAGGACTCAGTCTAATTCCTCCTTTACCGCTCACGGCTGCCATCCTCTACCTGCAGAGCAACCGACTGAGTAATGCCGGCTTGCCCCCGTCGCTCGAGCGCAGCACTTCTATACGAGTGATTTACCTATATGCCAACCAGTTGGATGAATTCCCTATACATCTTCCACCTTCATTGCGTGAGCTCCATTTGCAGGATAACAACATACGAACGTTACCACGATCATCTCTGGCCAAGTTACCACTGCTGGAGCGTTTACATTTGGATGATAATTCTATATCTACAGTTAGCATCCAGGAGCGTGCTTTTTCTGGGACTCCACGGCTTAGACTGCTGTTTCTCTCCCGGAACCACCTGTCAAGCATCCCTGCCGGCTTACCTGCATCCTTGGAGGAGCTGCGATTAGATGACAACAGAATCAACACTATCCCCACACATGCCTTCCGAGGGCTTTCCTCCCTACGACGCCTAGTCCTGGATGGGAATCTGCTAGCCAACACACGCATTGCGGATGACACCTTTTCCCGCCTTGCCAATCTTACAGAACTGTCACTTGTCAGAAATGCCTTGCAGTCTCCTCCTGTCAACCTACCTTCAGCTCATCTTGTTCGGCTCCATTTGCAGGATAACGGGATGACTCACATACCGCGTGGGGCATTGGACGGAATGCGCCGGCTCCAGAAGCTGGACCTGTCGGGAAACAACTTGACCAGCCTTCCTCGAGGGCTTCTTAAGGACACGGATAGTTTGGAGTTGCTGCTGCTACGAGGGAACCCCTGGTACTGCAGTTGTGGCCTCCGTTGGCTCCATGCATGGCTTCATAGCTGGGGGGCTGCTGTAACAGTCAGGGGTTTGACCTGCCAGGCACCTGAGGCAGTGAAGGGTCAGTCCCTTAAAGACCTTACCTATCTGATGGAACAGTGTGAAGGACCACCACCTGGTGCGGCCACTGGTATCGGGGGAAATCCGTCAGAAAAGAACGGAGGAGGTGATGATAGTGTTAGAGGAGATGGGCAAGCTGTGGTCTCAGTTCCCCACAGCAGCACCACCACTAACTCTTTGTTGGTCCCGACACAAGGTTCCCTATTCACACTTCGAGCCAAGCGGCCAGGTCTTGTCATGCCTCTGCCTGCTGGGGGAGAGGGACATATATCTGGAGAGGCCCTAGAGCTGACTGTGAAAGCCCTCTCTTCGGACAGCGTTCTGGTCAGCTGGTTATGCCCGCAACCGGCACCCTCATTCCGCCTCTCGTGGCTGAGGTTGGGTACCAGTGCAGCACTAGGCTCCATCACAGAGACTCTTGTTCCAGGAGAAAGAAGGCAGTACCATCTTACACAACTCACGCCGCGCTCGCATTACCTTATTTGCCTGCTGCCATTACGACAGGAGACCTTTCTGAGCTCGAGCATGGGGACAGCTCGTGCTGGCAGCATTGAAACTAATAATAAGGATTCTACTCCAGCCTGTGCTCAAATAGAAACTGGAGAGGCTGTGGTGAACTCCAGAGGGGAAGGGTCAGATAAGGACACACAAGACTCTGAGCTATCAGCCTTGCCACTGGCAGGGATCATTGGGGGTGCCACAGCATTAGTAAGTCTACTGCTCATTTTTGGTATTTTTTGCTGGTATGGACAGAGAACAAGTTACAAGTCAGGGGAGTCAAATTCATACACCAGGGGGCGAGGAGGGAAAAATTATGATGATTATGTAGAGTCGGGCACCAAGAAAGACAATTCTATATTAGAGATTAGAGCTCCTCCAGCAGGGTTTCAGATGACTACCATGGCTCATCAGCCCCTGCAGCCCAAACTGGAGGACGTCACCTACATCCACACAATTTTCCCGTCTTCTTCCTCCTCTGCTTCCCATGCAAATGGGACATACCGCAGCAGCCACCGAGCCGGCAGCCTCAATGGCACCATCCTGAGCCAAACCAGCCACCATCATGTCACTTACGGTACCAACCGCGGCTACAGAGAGGGTGGCATCCCCGACATAGATTATGCCTACACGTGA